One Ctenopharyngodon idella isolate HZGC_01 chromosome 9, HZGC01, whole genome shotgun sequence DNA window includes the following coding sequences:
- the asb11 gene encoding ankyrin repeat and SOCS box protein 11, which yields MAVVHAEVSIWSKPWDHRFHMYGGQVCNTLMAGSWDDRTPLHDAALQGRLLPLRRLLSQGYNVGMATLDGITPLHEACVGGHFTCAKLLLEHGADANAVSFDGATPLFSACCSGNPALVSLILMYSSAHHPAHLLSSPLHEAAKRGHTACVELLLSHGVNVDMEVPSIGTPLYCACESKSTECVQSLLISGADVQCGRGLDTPLHAATRVGGAKEVELLLEHGADRSSRNSEGKKPLELTTDQSIKHLLQTAGPCSLSQLCRWCIRRSLGQKGLHKIKMLCLPHTLNNYLLYH from the exons ATGGCTGTGGTTCATGCTGAAGTGAGCATCTGGAGTAAGCCGTGGGATCACAGGTTTCACATGTATGGAGGGCAAGTGTGTAATACCCTAATGGCAG GTTCCTGGGATGACAGGACACCTCTACACGATGCTGCTTTGCAAGGAAGATTGCTGCCACTGCGAAGACTCCTTTCACAG GGATACAATGTGGGCATGGCTACATTAGATGGAATCACACCACTGCATGAAGCATGTGTTGGAGGCCATTTTACCTGTGCTAAACTTCTCCTGGAACATGGCGCTGAT GCGAATGCTGTCTCCTTTGATGGAGCCACTCCTCTCTTCAGTGCATGCTGTAGTGGAAACCCTGCCCTCGTCAGCCTCATTCTGATGTACAGCTCTGCCCACCACCCGGCTCATCTGCTGAGCTCACCTCTTCATGAAGCAGCAAAGAGAG GTCACACAGCATGCGTTGAACTGCTGCTGTCTCATGGTGTGAATGTGGACATGGAGGTGCCCAGCATAGGAACACCGCTATACTGTGCATGTGAATCCAAAAGCACAGAATGTGTACAGAGCCTGCTGATCTCAG GCGCTGATGTGCAATGTGGGCGGGGTCTTGACACACCTTTACATGCTGCAACCAGAGTGGGCGGGGCAAAGGAGGTGGAGCTACTGTTAGAGCATGGAGCTGATCGGTCATCAAGGAACTCTGAAGGAAAGAAACCTCTGGAACTGACTACAGATCAGAGTATCAAACATCTCTTGCAGACTGCAG GTCCTTGCTCTCTGTCTCAACTGTGCAGATGGTGTATTCGACGTTCGCTAGGACAAAAAGGACTACACAAAATCAAGATGCTTTGCTTACCACATACCCTGAACAATTATCTTCTCTAtcattaa
- the piga gene encoding phosphatidylinositol N-acetylglucosaminyltransferase subunit A produces the protein MGNRRRGHTHAPKTPPSLDTHSSNTLRHSDHEQGVKHRICMVSDFFYPNMGGVESHIYQLSQCLIEKGHKVVIATHAYGDRRGIRYLTNGLKVYYLPLQVMYNQSTATTCFHSLPLLRCVFVRERITIVHAHSSFSAMAHDALFHAKTMGLNTVFTDHSLFGFADLSSVLTNKLLTVSLCDTNHIVCVSYTSKENTVLRAALDPEIVSVIPNAVDPTDFTPDPCRRDNSKITIVVISRLVYRKGIDLLSGIIPELCGKHPDLCFLIGGEGPKRIVLEEVREKYQLHDRVRLLGALDHKDVRDVLVQGHVFLNTSLTEAFCMAIVEGASCGLHVVSTRVGGIPEVLPDELVTLCEPSVQSLCDGLEAVIARIRTGNVASPATIHRKVRTLYTWRNVAERTEKVYNRVCRESVLPLSARLHRLSSHCGTVAGSIFSFVAVINFLFLLFLQWLRPDHLIDVAIDASGPHSRFGQHVSKKKIKTPNPAVDLT, from the exons ATGGGCAACAGGAGGAGAGGTCACACTCATGCACCTAAAACACCTCCATCCCTGGACACACACTCCTCCAACACACTCCGGCACTCTGACCATGAGCAGGGCGTGAAGCACAGGATATGTATGGTGTCAGACTTCTTCTACCCAAACATGGGTGGTGTGGAGAGTCACATCTACCAGCTCTCACAGTGCCTCATAGAGAAGGGCCACAAGGTTGTGATAGCTACGCATGCGTATGGAGACCGCCGTGGGATTCGGTACCTGACCAACGGTCTGAAGGTGTATTACCTACCACTGCAG GTCATGTATAATCAGTCCACAGCCACCACCTGCTTTCACAGTTTGCCGCTACTCCGATGCGTGTTTGTGCGTGAGCGCATCACAATAGTGCACGCCCACAGCTCCTTCTCCGCGATGGCCCATGATGCTCTGTTCCACGCCAAGACTATGGGGCTCAACACCGTATTCACAGACCACTCTCTCTTTGGATTTGCGGACCTGAGCTCTGTACTGACAAATAAGCTGCTGACTGTCTCTCTGTGTGACACGAATCACATCGTGTGTGTGTCGTACACTAGTAAAGAGAACACTGTACTGCGAGCCGCACTGGACCCAGAGATCGTCTCGGTCATCCCTAATGCTGTTGACCCCACTGACTTCACCCCTGATCCCTGTCGTCGTGACAACAGCAAGATCACCATTGTGGTCATCAGTCGACTGGTTTACAGGAAAG GGATTGATTTACTAAGTGGAATCATTCCTGAACTGTGTGGAAAGCATCCAGATCTCTGCTTTCTGATTGGTGGAGAGGGACCCAAAAGAATCGTTTTGGAAGAGGTTAGAGAGAAATATCAGCTTCATGACAG ggttCGTCTGCTGGGAGCTCTGGATCATAAGGATGTGAGGGATGTTCTTGTTCAGGGTCATGTCTTTCTCAACACTTCTCTCACTGAGGCCTTCTGTATGGCCATCGTGGAGGGAGCCAGCTGTGGGCTGCAT gtggtGAGCACTCGTGTTGGAGGTATACCTGAAGTCTTGCCTGATGAGTTGGTGACTCTGTGTGAACCATCAGTTCAGTCACTTTGTGATGGCTTAGAAGCAGTAATTGCAAGAATACGCACAGGAAATGTGGCGTCTCCTGCCACCATCCACCGCAAGGTCCGAACACTGTATACTTGGAGAAACGTTGCCGAGCGCACAGAAAAG GTGTATAATCGGGTGTGCAGGGAGTCCGTTTTGCCATTGTCTGCAAGACTGCATAGACTGAGCTCTCACTGTGGTACTGTGGCAGGCTCTATTTTCTCCTTTGTTGCTGTTATTAACTTCCTCTTCCTGCTTTTCCTGCAGTGGCTCCGCCCAGATCATCTGATTGATGTTGCTATAGATGCATCAGGCCCTCACAGCCGCTTCGGGCAGCATGTTAGTAAGAAGAAAATTAAAACACCAAACCCGGCTGTTGATCTAACATGA